A stretch of Canis lupus familiaris isolate Mischka breed German Shepherd chromosome 11, alternate assembly UU_Cfam_GSD_1.0, whole genome shotgun sequence DNA encodes these proteins:
- the LOC100683045 gene encoding LOW QUALITY PROTEIN: interferon alpha-1/2 isoform X4 (The sequence of the model RefSeq protein was modified relative to this genomic sequence to represent the inferred CDS: deleted 1 base in 1 codon): MALPCSFSVALVLLSCHSLCCLACHLPDTHGLRNWRVLTLLGQMRRLSAGSCDHYTNDFAFPKELFDGQRLQEAQALSVVHVMTQKVFHLFCPDTSSAPWNMTLLEELCSGLSEQLDDLEACPLQEAGLAETPLMHEDSTLRTYFQRISLYLQDRNHSPCAWEMVRAEIGRSFFSSTILQERIRRRK; this comes from the exons atggccctgccctgctccttctCGGTGGCCCTGGTGCTGCTCAGCTGCCACTCCCTGTGCTGTCTGGCTTGCCACCTGCCCGACACCCACGGCCTGCGCAACTGGAGGGTCCTGACGCTCCTGGGACAGATGAGGAGACTCTCCGCCGGCTCTTGTGACCACTACACCAATGACTTTGCCTTCCCCAAGGAGCTGTTTGATGGCCAGCGGCTCCAGGAGGCGCAGGCCCTCTCTGTGGTCCACGTGATGACCCAGAAGGTCTTCCACCTCTTCTGCCCGGACACGTCCTCTGCTCCTTGGAACATGACTCTCCTGGAGGAACTGTGCTCGGGGCTCTCTGAGCAGCTGGATGACCTGGAGGCCTGTCCCCTGCAGGAGGCGGGGCTGGCCGAGACCCCCCTCATGCATGAGGACTCCACCCTGAGGACCTACTTCCAAAGGATCTCCCTCTACCTGCAA GACAGGAACCACAGCCCGTGTGCCTGGGAGATGGTCCGAGCAGAAATCGGGAGATCCTTCTTCTCCTCGACAATCTTGCAAGAAAGAAtcaggaggaggaaatga